AAAAAGAATTAGCTACCTGATTGACTTTCTTTTCCAAACCGAGAGCATATTCGATGGCAACCAGCGGAGAAGACCACTCTTGTTCGGCAGGAGCACCGACTTCGCTCAAGATGACACGTCCACCTCTAAGGTTCTGGTATTTGATCAGTTTCTGGGCGTGTTCATACTCTTCTTCGGCTGTTtccttaaaatattttgagaaACCGTTCAAGGCTATATCGTCGCGATCATAAAACGCagcctaaaaattaaaaacaagtaTAAAGTTAGGATACCATCATGCTATACTATACTGTAtacaattgatttttaaaattttgagaaaacgTGAATGTTATATTGACTTAATTACCATCGCCAAATATTGGTAGTAAGCATTCAGCTCGATGTTGATCTGCTTGTTAACAAGCGTTTCGGTCTCATCTTGGTAGTTGTGACGACATTTACTCAccattgtattttttaaaaattggttggaaaaaagattttaaaatattacagGTTGCTCTTAGGTCTGCTCCTCAATTGACAATACACGACGGATTGAAGTCTTAATGATTCAACTTCCTTGCTTAAATATGATATCCAAATGCATCACAATGGAAGCCATTGAATCAGCGCTTCGGGCACAGGAAAGCAATAAACAATGAGTTCGTTTGACTTTCATACAGCTCAGGCGGTACTGAttataatcacttcaaatcAGTTTTTACGTCCATataaacaaaccaaaacaaacatcAAAAGACTCAATGACCGTACTATCGGCATTTAGACTCTTTGAATGTTTCTGATAGCGCAAAGCCGCAAAGTAGCctatgttcttttttttaatagctcGCTTGTCATGTTTTCAATAtcttttacaaaataaattgtaataACTGTGCATATGTGCATCACATCAGAGTTGAATGACTATAagcttttttcaataaaatttattatgatgcTACCCTTAAAACATTACAAGCTAGTAATAATCCAACCGCAAATCTGATCTAAAATCTAAAACGGTGCCGAATAAATTATTACTAACCCAGCGAAATTTGACACGCATTTGTTTCTGGGAAAACgtatgaaaaatgaaagtttTAACGAAAATAGATATCGCCCCTAGGTGGgctcgaaccaccagccttccggttaacagccgaacgcgctagccaattgcgccataGAGGCATGGATTTCGACGGTTTACAAagttataaaattattttaatcgatCCCAATCGCAAATACGACGAACCATAAGTAAAGTTTGGTAAACGTCAGCATCCGAAGATTATATGCTCTATcctatttgattttgatttcatgTTGATTTCAGAAACATGAATATTgttgcaaattaaaaaaaaaatacagtatGAACAACAGTGTATAGTGTGAGTAAAACATTATCTAAATTAACATTCAATACCGGTAAATTTCCAAAAGATTATAAGATGAAGTAAAATTCCAGCATAcgtcaaaattaaattcaaaaataataacataaaaaaactttgCTAATGAACACTATAACACCGACATCAACCTGCATTTTCAAATGCAAATAACTGATAACAAATGACTAATAACACGTCAAACAATTACTAATTTAAATAATCGCCTTAATTAAGGCAACTTGCAATTCATTATTGGGTCCATGTCGAGAGAAACTTGATAGGAGGCGTTTAGGTGCCACATCCGGAAGTACGGTCCTTCCTTTTGTAGTTTTGATCTTGTTTCGTTTGGCAGCTTGCTCACGCATCATCGTAACGTAGGCAGTGGGATTCGCAGCCTATAAGGAACCACAAATAAGTTTCAGTAAACATCACAATTAACCTGACAGATAAGTTACCTGCAAAATTCTCCAGGGATGAACCAAGACAGGCGTCGATTTGAGAGTTTCAAGAGCGGAGCGCCGCGATTGTTCGTGAAGAAGCGTCTCCCGTAAGTGTTCATAATCACGTTGCAAGTTGTTTGATTGGTACACTTTCTGGCACAAggcttttttctcttgcctTATAGAAAAGAGAACATTATTAAAATCTCCCATCATGATTACTTCAATAAGCCTTTTACTCCTTAATTTCTAATTCAGCGCGAAGTAAAGTCAATTCCGTTTCCAGTCGTTTGGTGACTGCAACCTGTTCTTGCATTTTCCATCCTT
The sequence above is drawn from the Daphnia pulicaria isolate SC F1-1A chromosome 1, SC_F0-13Bv2, whole genome shotgun sequence genome and encodes:
- the LOC124311088 gene encoding soma ferritin-like, producing the protein MVSKCRHNYQDETETLVNKQINIELNAYYQYLAMAAFYDRDDIALNGFSKYFKETAEEEYEHAQKLIKYQNLRGGRVILSEVGAPAEQEWSSPLVAIEYALGLEKKVNQSLLDLHKMGSKHNDVHLCDYLEGHFLKEQVESINKLAKHHTNLVRVGDGMGVFLYDKELR